Proteins from a genomic interval of Lycium ferocissimum isolate CSIRO_LF1 chromosome 2, AGI_CSIRO_Lferr_CH_V1, whole genome shotgun sequence:
- the LOC132040450 gene encoding uncharacterized protein LOC132040450, whose translation MMLIPKGVSTVVLQPAIGPKSFKIQASFSRYPLASKIMVRNLSYSTDESCLEKIFSNFGHVAEVKVVKDEMTQRSKGYAFIQYTSQENALLALDSMDHKYLNGRVISVEIAKPTNKDFGRYPKTCGPPVERLPSEDEAPDLKENS comes from the exons ATGATGTTGATACCCAAGGGGGTATCCACTGTTGTGTTGCAGCCAGCAATTGGACCCAAATCCTTCAAAATCCAAGCTAGCTTTTCCAGATACCCTCTTGCCAGCAAGATTATGGTTAGAA ATTTATCATACTCCACTGATGAAAGTTGTCTGGAGAagatattttcaaattttggccACGTGGCTGAAG TTAAGGTTGTCAAGGATGAAATGACCCAGAGATCAAAGGGATATGCATTTATTCAGTACACTTCTCAAGAAAATGCCTTGCTTGCTCTTGATAGCATGGATCACAAG TACCTCAACGGGAGGGTTATTTCTGTGGAAATCGCGAAGCCTACAAACAAAGATTTTGGCAGATACCCGAAAACTTGTGGACCACCTGTGGAAAGATTGCCGTCTGAAGATGAGGCTCCagacttaaaagaaaattcttaa